ATTCTCTCTCTCATCTCTTCTCGGGGGACTCCTCTATTTTCCATTCCAAATGCGACATCATCTTGCACAGTAGCCCCGACAAATTGGTTATCCGGATTTTGAAAGACCATCCCTACATCTTTACGTATATCCCAAACGGTATCGTCATCTACTTTTTGACCATTAACGATAATCTCTCCGTCTTTAGGCATCAACAATCCATTAAGCAGTTTGGCAATGGTTGATTTTCCAGAGCCATTATGACCGATGATGGCAACCCATTCGCTTTCATAAATATCAAAGGAAACCTGATTTAATACCAGTTCTCCCTCTTCCTCATATTGAAAGGAAACATTCTTAAACTCTACTAACTTTTTACTATCCATCCAGACACCCCCTTCTCCTGTTTTTTTATTATGTAATTTGTTTTTTCTATTATGGTTATTATTTTACCCATAGCAGTTCATGAACGAAAGTAATTACTAAACAAAAGCTGATAAAGTTTAATAGCAATTCCGGCCAACGCTACGGAAATACACTACGCTTTCCACGGGCTTGAGCTCAGCCTCCTCGGTAAAAAGAAGACCACTTTTTTACCTGCGGGGTCTTCCCACTACGCTCTCCCGTAGGAGTCTCCGTGTATTTCCTCCGCTGGGTATTGAGAAGAATATATTTCATTATATTCTTCTCTATAAATTAAAAACAATAGATATCTTAAACTAAGCAAAACACATCAAAGATTAGTGAATCATCATTTTCCAATACAAAAAAAGGGCTTGGATAACCTCTGAGAGAGATTGAGTCCTGCCCCTTGCCGTTTGTAGTAAATTAAACCAACTCAATGATTGCCATTTTAGCGCCATCGCCTTGGCGTTCACCAAGTTTAAGAACACGTGTATATCCACCTTGTCTATCTTCATAGCGCGCAGCAACATCATCAAATAGTTTTTGAATTACGTTATTATCTTCATCCGCTTCTTTGTTGTATAAAAATGAAGCAGCTTGACGGCGTGCATGTAAGTCGCCACGCTTCCCAAGCGTAATCATTTTATCTACAATTGATCTTAACTCTTTCGCTTTTGCTTCTGTTGTTTCCACGCGCTCATGAATAATCACATCAGATGCAAGGTTGCGAAGAAGAGCCATGCGGTCATCTGTTCTACGTCCTAATTTTCTAGCCACGGACTATCCCTCCCTTTTTCGAAACTCTACAGGTGACTGGTTAAATCAGTCATCATCGCGAAGACCTAATCCTAGATCTTCCAATTTCACTTTTACTTCTTCTAATGATTTACGTCCTAAATTACGAACCTTCATCATATCTTCTTCTGATTTATTTGCAAGTTCTTGAACCGTGTTGATTCCAGCACGCTTCAAGCAGTTGTAAGAACGAACAGAAAGATCAAGCTCTTCAATGGTCATTTCCATTACTTTTTCTTTTTGATCTTCTTCTTTTTCAACCATAATTTCAACGCTCTGTGCTTCATCTGTTAAGCTGACAAAAATATTTAAATGCTCCGTGATAATTTTCGCACCTAAAGAAACAGCTTCTTCCGGGCGAATACTACCATCCGTTAAAACATCCAATGTCAGTTTATCATAATTAGCAATTTGACCGACACGTGTATTCTCAACTTGATAGGTAACACGTGATACCGGGGTGAAGATGGAATCAATCGGAATAACACCAATTGGTTGATCATCAAACTTGTTTTCTTCTGCCGGACGATAACCGCGGCCTCTTTCAGCAGTTAACTTCATATGCAGGCTGGCTTTACTGTTTAATGTCGCAATATGAAGGTCCGGGTTCATCACTTCCACATCACTGTCGTAAGTTAAGTCAGCAGCAGTCACTGCTCCTTCGCCTTGAACATCAATTTCCAATGTTTTTAAATCATCAGAGTAGATTTTAAGTGCAAGTTTTTTCAAGTTAAGAATGATAGTAGTTACATCCTCTACAACTCCGTCAATTGTTGAAAATTCGTGCAGTGCTCCATCAATATGAACAGATGTTACAGCAGCACCCGGTAGTGAGGATAGTAAGATACGACGCAAGGAGTTTCCAAGTGTGGCACCATATCCACGTTCTAGCGGTTCAACTACAAATTTCCCAAACGTAGCATCCTCGCTAATTTCAATCGTTTCAATTTTTGGTTTTTCTATCTCGATCATTTAACAAACCCTCCTTTAAAACGTCGAAACCCCGGCTAGACAAACAAAGTCTAACCGAAATTCCTCAAATAGGCAGTTGCGTTTCTGCGCTACCTAAAAATCTTTCGTACGAACTGTCTTTGGAATCTGTTTATCTACAACATGTAGATAACCGTATGTTTTATCAACCAGTATGACCAAGTTGATAAATTCTATACGGTTAAATTAAACACGACGACGTTTTGGTGGGCGGCAACCATTATGAGGAACTGGAGTTACGTCAACAATTGCCGTAACTTCTAATCCAGCAGCCTGTAAAGAGCGGATTGCAGCTTCACGTCCAGCGCCAGGTCCTTTAACAGTAACTTCTAATGTTTTCATGCCGTTTTCGATTGCAGACCGTGCAGCTGTTTCAGCAGCCATTTGTGCAGCAAACGGAGTTGATTTTTTAGATCCTTTGAAACCAAGAGCACCAGCAGAGCTCCATCCAATCGCATTACCTTGTGTATCCGTAACAGTAACAATCGTATTGTTAAACGTTGAACGGATATGGGCAATACCAGATTCTATATTCTTTTTCACACGACGTTTACGCGTATTTGTTTTACGTGCCATTAGTAAGCTTACCTCCTTACATTACTTTTTCTTGTTAGCCATTGTTTTACGTGGGCCTTTACGTGTACGGGAGTTGTTCTTTGTTTTTTGTCCACGAGCCGGTAATCCGCGACGGTGGCGAATACCTCTATAAGAGCCGATTTCAATCAAACGTTTAATATTGAGAGACACTTCACGACGAAGGTCACCTTCTGTCGTATAGTTTTCAACCGCTTGACGAATTCTTGCTAATTCGTCTTCCGTTAAATCACGAACACGAGTACTTTCAGAAACGCCTGCTTCTTTAAGGATTTCCTGTGCTGTAGTTTTTCCGATACCATAAACATAAGTCAGGGAAATTACTACACGTTTATCACGTGGAACATCAATACCTGCAATACGTGCCATAGAATGCTAGCACCTCCTATTTTTTAGCCTTGTTTTTGTTTGTGTTTTGGATTATCACAAATCACCATTACTTTACCTTTGCGTTTGATGACTTTGCATTTCTCGCAAATTGGTTTTACAGATGCTCTTACCTTCATCATCATTACCTCCTTTTAGATCGGAGCTCGTTTATTTATAACGGTACGTTATTCGTCCTTTGGTTAAATCATACGGAGAAAGTTCAACCGTTACTTTATCGCCTGGCAAAATGCGGATAAAGTGCATACGGATTTTGCCAGATACATGCGCCAATACGGTGTGGCCATTTTCAAGCTCCACTTTAAACATCGCATTCGGCAATGTATCTGTCACTGTACCTTCTACTTCAATAACATCATCTTTCGCCATTGTGTGTGATCTCCCTTCTTCAAATCAGTTACAACCTTATCTAAATTTAGGATAAGCTTCATTTCCCTTTTGTGACAAGCCGTTCTTGCTATTGCTGCTCACGTTCATCATTAGGGAAACATTCATTGTACATTTAGCGCACTATCATCATCTAAAGATGATTCATCAGGGCACTGCTTCCTCCATGGGCCAGCGTAAAACAACCGACCGTTCACAACCGAGACATCAATTGTACTGACCTGAATCACTATCCTGCATCATACGTACAAATGGACCTCAGTAAAAAAATCAATTTGTTAACGTATATCTGCTCTCACCATCACCTAGGCAATTGTTCGTTTATATCAAAAGGTTGATGAACCAATTTTTATCGTGTTTGATAAAAGCATTACACATTATCCCACCTATTATAACGTGCAGAGTCAAGATTTGCATCTATTCTGTTCGTTAAAAGGCTTGACTTATTTATCCAAAATGGATTCAATGTCGGAGAAGACGTCGTCGATATCACGATCACCGTCTACTTTCACAAGATATCCTTTATCCTGATAAAAATCAAGTAATGGCTGTGTTTGCTCTACGTTAACGGCTAACCGTTTTTTTACCGTTTCAGGTTGATCATCATCTCGCTGAATTAACTGGGAGCCATCCTTATCGCAAATGCCTTCCTCTTTTGGGGGATTATAAACGACATGATAAGTTGTTCCGCAAGTCGGACAAATTCTCCGTCCAGTTAAACGCTCTACCAATTTTTCTTCTGGTACGTCCACATGAATTACATGGTCGATGGTTCTATTCAAATCAGCAGTCAATTTTTGCAGTGCTTCAGCCTGGGCAATTGTACGCGGAAATCCATCTAATAAAAATCCTTTTGCACAATCGTCCTTTGCTAAGCGCTCCTTGACAATACCAATCGTTACTTCGTCTGGAACAAGATTTCCTTGATCCATATATTCCTTCGCTTTTTTTCCAAGATCTGTACCCTCTTTAATAGCTGACCGGAACATATCCCCAGTTGAAATGTGGGGGATATGATATTTTTCTTCTATTTTTTCGGCCTGTGTACCTTTCCCGGCACCAGGTAGCCCCATTAAGATTAAATTCATTGTTTCCCCTCGCTTTTGTAGACAGGAAATTTATTTAATAAACCCTTTATAATGTCGCTTCACAAGCTGACCTTCTAATTGTTTCATGGTTGTTAATGCAACCCCGACAACGATAATCAAGCTCGTACCGCCGATTTGAACTGTCTGCGGCAGATTAGCGAGACCGCCCAGAATAATCGGGAATACAGAAACAGCCGCTAAGAATAAGGCGCCGACAAAGGTCAATCTGCGAATAACCCTTGTTAAATACGTTTCTGAATTATGCCCCGGACGAATACCAGGAATGTAACCGCCTTGCCTTTGCAAGTTCTCTGACATTTGCTCCGGATTAACCTGAACAAACGTATAGAAATAAGAGAAAGCAATAATCAGTGCAACATAGATGACCATGCCTACAGGCTGTGTATAATCAAAAATGTACGACACTGCATTGGCTACTTGGTTCCCCTCAAAAAAGCCGGCTATCGTCGTTGGTGCGACCATAAAGGCAATCGCAAAAATGACTGGAATAACCCCTGCTGCATTGACCTTAATTGGCAGATGCGTAGACTGTCCGCCTACTGGATTACGATTTACCAGTTTCTTCGCATACTGTACCGGAATTTTACGCAATGCTTCGTTTACGAAAATAATTCCAACCGTCACAGCAATAATAACCAGGACAATTAACGTTACAATAACAATATTGATAAACAATTCACTTCCCGGGTTCGAGAAATATTGATTATATATTTGAGCGGCGCCATTCGGGATAGCAGCAACAATACCGGCAAAGATAATGATGGAAATACCATTACCAACTCCATGCGCAGTAATTTGTTCCCCTAACCACATAAGAAAAGCTGTACCGCCTGTTAAAACAACTGCAATCATCAAGAACTTCATAACGCCGGGGTCATGAATCAATAACCCGCCTGCCATCGCATTGAAGCCGACAGACATTGCAATTGCTTGAATAAAAGCTATACCGATCGCTGCATAACGTGTTACTTGAGCGATTTTTTTCCGTCCCATTTCTCCTTGCTTTTTCCATTCAGCAAACTTTGGAACAACATCCATTTGTAACAGCTGCATAATAATTGATGCGGTGATATAAGGCATGATTCCCATTGCAAAAATAGAGAAGTTTTCAAGTGCCCCGCCGCCGAAAGTATTAATGAAGCCAAACATATTCTGCTGGTCCATCATAAAACTGAGGGCGGATCTATCCGTAAAAGGTACAGGAATAAACGTACCAATACGGAATACAACAAGCATTAGCAGTGTAAATATAATTTTATTTCTTATATCTGTTACACGAAAAAAATTGGAGAGTGTCTGAAACAAATTAGATCACCTCAGATTGACCGCCCGCTGCCTCAATTGCTTCTTTCGCTGATGCAGAGAACTTATGAGCTTTTACAGTCAGTTTCTTTTCTAATTGACCTTTTCCAAGAACCTTAATTCCAGCATTCAATTTGCTTACGACACCAGTTTCTAATAACAGTTCCGGAGTAACCTCCGTTCCTTCTTCAAAGCGATTCAGCGTGTCAAGGTTCACAATTGCATATTCTTTACGGTTAACGTTGGTAAACCCACGTTTTGGTAAACGTTGGAATAAAGGCATTTGACCACCTTCAAAACCAAGTCTTACACCACCGCCGGAACGTGCTTTTTGACCTTTATGCCCACGACCAGAAGTTTTACCGTTACCGGAAGACATTCCGCGACCTACACGGTTTCTTTCCTTACGGGATCCTTCTGCTGCTTTTAATTCATGAAGTTTCATGCGAGCACCTCCTCTTTACAATAGATTTATTATACTTCTTTAACTGTCAATAAGTGGGACACTTTGTTAACCATACCGCGAATGGCTGGAGTATCTTCACGTACGACTGATTGACGAATTTTCTTTAACCCCAATGCTTCAACAGTTTTACGTTGAACGTCACTGCCACCGATAACACTGCGAGTGAGGGTTATTTCCAATTTTTTAGACATCGTGATTCCCTCCTTATCCTAACAGTTCTTCAACAGACTTTCCACGTAATTTCGCTACGTCCTCAGCTGTTTTTAAGTTTGTTAAACCGTTCAATGTAGCACGGATAACGTTGATTGGTGTGTTAGATCCTAATGATTTTGTCAGGATATCACCTACACCAGCAAGCTCTAAAATCGCACGTACTGGACCGCCAGAGATAACTCCAGTACCTTCAGAAGCAGGCTTCATCAATACATTACCAGAACCAAATTGTCCATGAATTTGATGTGGAATGGTTGTGCCTACGATTGGTACAGTAATTAAGTTTTTCTTCGCGTCATCTACTGCTTTTTTAATTGCTTCAGGTACTTCTTGTGCTTTACCGGTACCGAAACCAACGTGACCGTTTTTGTCACCTACAACAACTAATGCTGCAAAGCGGAAACGGCGTCCACCTCTTACAACCTTTGCAACACGGTTGACCGTAACAACACGTTCTTCAATATCTAATTTGCTCGGATCAATATTCGTATTCATTATAGATGCTTACCTCCTTTTACTTTTAAAATTCAAGGCCTTCCTCACGAGCTGCCTCTGCTAAAGCTTTGATACGTCCATGATATAAATAACCACCACGATCAAATACAACGGATTTATATCCTTTGTCAATTGCACGTTTTGCAACAGCTGCCCCTACTTCTTTTGCAGCTTCAACATTCTTACCGTCAATTCCAAGTTCTTTATCGACTGTAGAAGCACTTGCAAGGGTTACGCCGTTTACATCATCTATTAATTGAACATAAATGTTTTTATTGGAACGGAACACATTTAAACGTGGACGTTCTGCAGTTCCTGATAATGTTCTGCGCACACGATTGTGACGCTTTTTACGAATAACATTTTTGTCAGGCTTTGTAATCATCTGGGTCACTCCTTTCTGGGCTGACTAAACTTACTTAGCAGTTTTACCTTCTTTACGACGTACATATTCATCCGCATATTTAATTCCTTTACCTTTATATGGTTCAGGTGGGCGGATTGCACGAATATTAGCAGCAACTGCTCCTACTAATTCTTTATCAATACCTTTAACAACGATTTGTGTGTTATTAGGTATTTCAATGTCAATACCATCAATTGGGTCAAGTTCAACAGGATGTGAATAACCAGCGTTAACAACTGTTTTGTCTCCCTGTTTTTGAACACGGTAACCAACACCGTTGATTTCCAATGATTTTTCAAAACCTGTACTTACTCCAACTACCATATTATTAATTAAAGTGCGGGTCGTACCATGTAGTGCACGGTGATCTTTGTGATCACTTGGGCGTTCAAATGTTACGATATTACCCTCAACGTTTATTTTAATATCCGGATGAAAATCTCTTGTTAATTCACCCTTTGGTCCTTTTACAGTCAGTGTATTTTCGTCGAAATTCAACTCTACACCTTCTGGAATTTCAATAGGCTTCAGTCCGACACGAGACATTCCTTGCACCTCCTCTTTTAAAAATAAGTTCTTACCAAACGTACGCTAATACTTCGCCGCCAACCGCTTGGGAACGAGCTTCTTTATCAGAAAGCATTCCGTTAGAAGTGGATACGATAGCAATGCCAAGTCCATTCAATACACGTGGTACTTCGTTCGCTTTAGCATATACGCGTAAACCTGGTTTACTGATACGTTTAATACCTGTAATCACTCTATCTTCATTTGCACTGTATTTTAAGAAGATACGTAATATACCTTGTTTATTGTCTTCAACCATCTCATAGTCCTTCACGTAGCCTTCACGTTTCAGGATATCAGCGATCTCTTTTTTTATTTTAGAAGCAGGAAGCTCTAATTGTTCATGTTTAACCATGTTCGCATTACGGATGCGAGTAAGCATATCTGCAATTGGATCTGTCATAACCATTACTAATTACCTCCTTCCCGAATCGGGGATTACCAACTTGCTTTTTTGACACCAGGAATTTGACCTTTATAGGCAAGTTCACGGAAACAAATACGGCAAAGTTTAAATTTACGAATGACGGAATGCGGGCGACCACAGCGTTCGCAACGTGTATATTCTTGTACTTTATATTTTTGCGGGCGCTTTTGTTTCGCAATCATAGATTTTTTAGCCAAAATTTTCCCTCCTTGTATTAGCTTTTAGCTTACTTTTGGAAAGGCATGCCCAGGCCAGCTAAAAGTTCACGGGCTTCTTCGTCTGTGTTAGAAGTTGTTACAACAACAATATCCATACCACGGACTTTATTTACTTTATCATAATTAATTTCCGGGAAAATCAACTGTTCTTTTACACCTAATGTGTAATTTCCACGACCATCGAATGCTTTTTTAGAAATACCACGGAAGTCACGTACACGTGGAAGTGATACAGCGATCAGTTTTTGCAAGAAGTCATACATGCGTTCTCCACGCAATGTAACTTTTGCACCAATCGGCATTCCTTCACGGAGACGGAAACCTGCGATGGATTTCTTAGCACGGGTAATCAATGGTTTTTGACCGGAAATTAATGCTAATTCTTCAACAGCACTATCTAATGCTTTAGAGTTTTGTACAGCGTCACCAACACCCATGTTGATCACGATTTTCTCTATTTTAGGTACTTCCATTACAGAATCATAATTGAATTTATTCATTAAAGATGAAGTGATTTCATCATTATATTTTTGTTTTAATTCGTTCATGTGTTAGCCCTCCTTTCACAGAAAAACTTATTTATCTAATGCTTCACCGGATTTTTTAGCAATACGGATTTTTTTACCTTCTTTTATTTCATAGCCAACACGGGTTGGTTCTCCGGATTTCGGATCAACCGGCAGTACATTAGAAACATGAATTGGAGCTTCGATATTCAAAATTCCGCCTTGCGGATTATCTTGAGACGGCTTCGCATGTTTTTGAATCATGTTCACGCCTTCTACCAATACACGCTCTTTTTTCGGAAATGCTTCTAGTACAGTACCTTCTTTACCACGGTCTTTGCCGGATAACACTTTGACTTTATCACCTTTTTTTACATGCATGCTTTACGCACCTCCTTGATGAGGAAATTTACATTTATAAAACTTCTGGAGCTAGAGATACGATTTTCATGAATTGAGCTTCACGTAATTCACGTGCAACAGGTCCGAAGATACGAGTTCCTCTTGGACTTTTGTCATCACGAACAATTACGGCAGCATTTTCATCAAAACGGATGTAAGAACCATCTTTACGACGGGCACCAGATTTAGAACGTACAATAACTGCTTTTACGACTTCACCTTTTTTGACAACGCCCCCTGGTGTTGCTTGTTTCACCGTACAAACGACAACATCACCAATGTTGGCAGTTTTGCGACCAGAACCGCCTAATACTTTAATGGTTAATACTTCACGAGCACCAGAGTTATCTGCAACCTTTAAACGGGTTTCTTGTTGAATCATAACACTGTGACCTCCCTTCGGATACCTTCCGAGCGAACTTTATTAAATAATTACCGCTTCTTCGACTACTTCTACTAAACGGAAACGCTTGGTAGCTGATAGCGGGCGAGTTTCCATGATGCGTACGACATCGCCAGTTTTTGCAACGTTGTTTTCATCATGTGTTTTGAATTTCTTAGAATACTTCACACGTTTTCCATAAAGTTTATGGAATTTGTAAGTTTCAACTAAAACTGTAATCGTTTTGTCCATTTTGTCGGATACAACACGACCACTATAAACTTTACGATCATTACGTTCAGACATTGAGGTTAACCTCCTCTTTAGTTATTTACGCTTAATTCGCGCTCGCGAACAACCGTTTTAAGACGAGCAATAGATTTACGTACTTCACGGATACGTGCAGTGTTTTCCAATTGGCCGGTAGCTAATTGGAAACGTAAATTAAATAGCTCTTCTTTTAACGTTTTTACATTTTTTTCAATTTCGGCAGTGGTTAAATCTCTGATTTCTTTAGCCTTCATTGCTTTCACCACCAATTTCTTCACGTTTTACAAATTTCGTTTTAATAGGTAATTTATGAGCTGCAAGACGAAGTGCTTCACGAGCTACCTCTTCAGGTACACCTGCAATTTCAAACATAATTTTACCTGGTTTTACTACTGCTACCCATCCTTCTGGAGCACCTTTACCGGAACCCATCCGAACTTCTAAAGGCTTTGCAGTGTAAGGTTTGTCTGGAAAGATTTTGATCCAAACTTTACCGCCACGTTTCATGTAACGCGTCATTGCAATACGCGCTGCCTCGATTTGACGGCTTGTAATCCAAGAAGCCTCAACTGCTTGTAAACCGTATTCTCCGAAAGAAACAGCTGTACCGCCTTTTGCTTGGCCTCTCATTTTACCACGATGTTGTCTACGATATTTAACACGTTTAGGCATTAACATAGTAATGAGCCCCCTCCCTTATTTATCGGTTTTTGTTGGAAGGACTTCTCCACGATAGATCCATACTTTAACGCCTAATTTACCATACGTTGTATCAGCTTCTGCTGTACCGTAGTCAATGTCAGCACGTAAAGTATGAAGTGGTACTGTTCCTTCACTATAATGTTCTGCACGAGCGATATCTGCACCGCCTAGACGTCCAGATACTTGCGTTTTAATTCCTTTTGCTCCGGCACGCATCGCACGTTGGATAGCTTGCTTTTGTGCACGGCGGAATGAAATACGATTTTCTAATTGACGAGCAATATTATCAGCTACAAGTGTTGCATCAAGATCTACTTTTTTGATTTCAACAATATTGATATGAACTCGTTTGCCAGTTAAGTTGTTTAAAGATTTACGTAATGCTTCTACTTCCGAACCGCCTTTACCAATGACCATTCCCGGTTTTCCGGTATGAATCGTGATATTCACGCGGTTTGCTGCGCGTTCAATTTCAATAGAAGAAACAGAAGCCGTTTTTAGACGCTCATCAAGATATTCTCTGATTTTAATATCTTCGTGTAGTAAGTCTGCATAGTCTTTTCCAGCATACCATTTAGATTCCCAGTCTTTAATGACACCTATGCGAAGACCTGTTGGATTCACTTTTTGACCCACTGACTATCCCTCCTTCTTTTCAGTTACCACAACGGTAATGTGGCTAGTACGTTTATTGATTCTGCTTGCACGTCCTTGTGCACGTGCGCGGAAACGTTTCAAAGTAGCACCTTCGTTAACAAAAGCTTCGGATACTACTAAATTATCTGCATCCATTTCATAGTTGTGCTCTGCATTGGCAATTGCAGAATTTAAAACTTTTTCTACTACTGGAGAAGCTCCACGCTGAGTATGTTTTAAAATAGCGATTGCTTCGCCAACTTGTTTTCCTCGAATTAGATCTATAACTAAACGAACCTTACGAGGAGCAATACGAACTGTTTTCGCAACGGCTTTAGCTTGCATGCCTGGTACCTCCTCTCATTAGCGTCTTGTTTTTTTATCGTCACCAGCGTGTCCTCTGTACGTACGAGTTGGCGCGAATTCACCCAATTTATGACCGACCATATCTTCCGTGATATATACTGGCACATGCTTGCGTCCATCATATACTGCAACGGTATGACCAACAAATTGCGGGAAGATGGTAGAGCGGCGAGACCATGTTTTTACTACTTGCTTCTTATCATCGGTGTTCAGCACTTCAATTTTCTTCATTAGATGGTCATCTGCAAAAGGTCCTTTTTTCAAACTGCGACCCATGGATAAGCCTCCTTCCGGGGATTAGAGACGGGTGTTTCAGCCCGTCCGTTTTTCCGTTTATTTTTTACGTCTACGAACGATATACTTATCAGTTGGTTTATTACGTTGACGTGTTTTGTAACCAAGTGTTGGTTTGCCCCAAGGTGACATTGGTGATTTACGTCCGATTGGTGCGCGTCCTTCACCACCACCATGTGGGTGATCATTAGGGTTCATAACAGAACCGCGGACAGTTGGGCGTTTACCTTTCCAACGGGAACGGCCGGCTTTACCTACACGGATTAGTTCATGTTCAATGTTACCTACTTGACCGATAGTAGCACGGCAGCTTGTTAAAATTAAACGAACTTCTCCGGAAGCAAGACGAACCAATGTATACTTTTCTTCACGTCCGAGGATTTGCGCTTCTGCCCCAGCAGAACGAGCTAATTGTCCTCCGCGTCCCGGTTTTAATTCAATGTTGTGAATAACAGTACCTACTGGAATATTACCCAATGGCAATGCGTTCCCTGTTTTGATATCTGCATTTTCACCAGATTCAATTACTTGTCCTACTTTGATATTTTTCGGAGCAAGGATGTAACGTTTTTCCCCATCAGCATAATGGATTAATGCAATATTTGCTGAACGGTTGGGATCGTATTCGATTGTAGCAATGCGTCCTGGTACACCGTCTTTATCGCGTTTAAAGTCAATAATACGATATTGGCGTTTATGGCCGCCGCCATGATGACGAACCGTTAATTTCCCTTGGTTATTACGTCCACCACGTTTAGATAATGGAGTTAA
The nucleotide sequence above comes from Oceanobacillus timonensis. Encoded proteins:
- the secY gene encoding preprotein translocase subunit SecY, encoding MFQTLSNFFRVTDIRNKIIFTLLMLVVFRIGTFIPVPFTDRSALSFMMDQQNMFGFINTFGGGALENFSIFAMGIMPYITASIIMQLLQMDVVPKFAEWKKQGEMGRKKIAQVTRYAAIGIAFIQAIAMSVGFNAMAGGLLIHDPGVMKFLMIAVVLTGGTAFLMWLGEQITAHGVGNGISIIIFAGIVAAIPNGAAQIYNQYFSNPGSELFINIVIVTLIVLVIIAVTVGIIFVNEALRKIPVQYAKKLVNRNPVGGQSTHLPIKVNAAGVIPVIFAIAFMVAPTTIAGFFEGNQVANAVSYIFDYTQPVGMVIYVALIIAFSYFYTFVQVNPEQMSENLQRQGGYIPGIRPGHNSETYLTRVIRRLTFVGALFLAAVSVFPIILGGLANLPQTVQIGGTSLIIVVGVALTTMKQLEGQLVKRHYKGFIK
- the rplF gene encoding 50S ribosomal protein L6; its protein translation is MSRVGLKPIEIPEGVELNFDENTLTVKGPKGELTRDFHPDIKINVEGNIVTFERPSDHKDHRALHGTTRTLINNMVVGVSTGFEKSLEINGVGYRVQKQGDKTVVNAGYSHPVELDPIDGIDIEIPNNTQIVVKGIDKELVGAVAANIRAIRPPEPYKGKGIKYADEYVRRKEGKTAK
- a CDS encoding adenylate kinase, yielding MNLILMGLPGAGKGTQAEKIEEKYHIPHISTGDMFRSAIKEGTDLGKKAKEYMDQGNLVPDEVTIGIVKERLAKDDCAKGFLLDGFPRTIAQAEALQKLTADLNRTIDHVIHVDVPEEKLVERLTGRRICPTCGTTYHVVYNPPKEEGICDKDGSQLIQRDDDQPETVKKRLAVNVEQTQPLLDFYQDKGYLVKVDGDRDIDDVFSDIESILDK
- the rpmD gene encoding 50S ribosomal protein L30 codes for the protein MSKKLEITLTRSVIGGSDVQRKTVEALGLKKIRQSVVREDTPAIRGMVNKVSHLLTVKEV
- the infA gene encoding translation initiation factor IF-1, with protein sequence MAKDDVIEVEGTVTDTLPNAMFKVELENGHTVLAHVSGKIRMHFIRILPGDKVTVELSPYDLTKGRITYRYK
- a CDS encoding DNA-directed RNA polymerase subunit alpha; translated protein: MIEIEKPKIETIEISEDATFGKFVVEPLERGYGATLGNSLRRILLSSLPGAAVTSVHIDGALHEFSTIDGVVEDVTTIILNLKKLALKIYSDDLKTLEIDVQGEGAVTAADLTYDSDVEVMNPDLHIATLNSKASLHMKLTAERGRGYRPAEENKFDDQPIGVIPIDSIFTPVSRVTYQVENTRVGQIANYDKLTLDVLTDGSIRPEEAVSLGAKIITEHLNIFVSLTDEAQSVEIMVEKEEDQKEKVMEMTIEELDLSVRSYNCLKRAGINTVQELANKSEEDMMKVRNLGRKSLEEVKVKLEDLGLGLRDDD
- the rpmJ gene encoding 50S ribosomal protein L36 — its product is MKVRASVKPICEKCKVIKRKGKVMVICDNPKHKQKQG
- the rpsE gene encoding 30S ribosomal protein S5 — its product is MNTNIDPSKLDIEERVVTVNRVAKVVRGGRRFRFAALVVVGDKNGHVGFGTGKAQEVPEAIKKAVDDAKKNLITVPIVGTTIPHQIHGQFGSGNVLMKPASEGTGVISGGPVRAILELAGVGDILTKSLGSNTPINVIRATLNGLTNLKTAEDVAKLRGKSVEELLG
- the rpsM gene encoding 30S ribosomal protein S13; the protein is MARIAGIDVPRDKRVVISLTYVYGIGKTTAQEILKEAGVSESTRVRDLTEDELARIRQAVENYTTEGDLRREVSLNIKRLIEIGSYRGIRHRRGLPARGQKTKNNSRTRKGPRKTMANKKK
- the rpsK gene encoding 30S ribosomal protein S11, with amino-acid sequence MARKTNTRKRRVKKNIESGIAHIRSTFNNTIVTVTDTQGNAIGWSSAGALGFKGSKKSTPFAAQMAAETAARSAIENGMKTLEVTVKGPGAGREAAIRSLQAAGLEVTAIVDVTPVPHNGCRPPKRRRV
- the rplQ gene encoding 50S ribosomal protein L17, which gives rise to MARKLGRRTDDRMALLRNLASDVIIHERVETTEAKAKELRSIVDKMITLGKRGDLHARRQAASFLYNKEADEDNNVIQKLFDDVAARYEDRQGGYTRVLKLGERQGDGAKMAIIELV
- the rplR gene encoding 50S ribosomal protein L18, with the protein product MITKPDKNVIRKKRHNRVRRTLSGTAERPRLNVFRSNKNIYVQLIDDVNGVTLASASTVDKELGIDGKNVEAAKEVGAAVAKRAIDKGYKSVVFDRGGYLYHGRIKALAEAAREEGLEF
- the rplO gene encoding 50S ribosomal protein L15, translating into MKLHELKAAEGSRKERNRVGRGMSSGNGKTSGRGHKGQKARSGGGVRLGFEGGQMPLFQRLPKRGFTNVNRKEYAIVNLDTLNRFEEGTEVTPELLLETGVVSKLNAGIKVLGKGQLEKKLTVKAHKFSASAKEAIEAAGGQSEVI